The Pecten maximus chromosome 11, xPecMax1.1, whole genome shotgun sequence genome has a segment encoding these proteins:
- the LOC117338586 gene encoding uncharacterized protein K02A2.6-like: protein MMRDKIVFTVTGKLQELLLREDKLTLEKAVKVCRAFEQSNKQVRELRDTNPTSRVNKVASNYNQKPNSKGRKPFVKPQSQQKPSRPSRTNTSSSKGHECTFCGYQHARQKEKCPAWGATCDFCKGRNHFKAKCKKVHAVSLANEDTSLDDEDGAWLMAVDSGKQRIHASLTVNDNSVKFQLDSAADVNTICQKHVRKPQVTPTKVKLNMWNKTNLEPLGQCTLKVTNPRTSVESSVTFIVVPNGLTNLLGLKTIQELGFVTINDDRFISQVMKTPHKLGDLGEATLRTDGSIPAKVLPCRKVPLAIQASVKEELDRLQDTGVLVPVTEPTQWVSQMAVVHKTNGKLRLCIDPQPLNTALMREHYRLPVLDDILPKLKDAKIFSKLDIKEAYWHVRLDKQSSLLTTMITPFGRYRWTRLPFGLKVSSEIFQRKLDEALSDIDGVFSVVDDIIVPGCGPDLVSAQRDNQQKLENVLKRCEEKHITLNEEKQETGLNEIVFHGHRISKDGVKVDDAKVKAIHDMPSPTDVSGVKRLCGMAQYMSRFLPDLAETLEPIRALTRKGTPWNWSVDCEKAFRLLKQKLTTTPCLAYFDPDKEVVLQVDSSKDGIGAVLLQEGRPVEYASRALTVSERKWAQIEKEALSVLYGLERFDQYTYGRNVTVQNDHKPLAAILKKPLSMAPKRLQDIMMRFHRYDVEFEFVKGVNLLIADTLSRAYLDSTDGNRDERVRILTVNVFGDIPDARISEVREATANDSILQALMTLVIEGWPTRRQDLPPGAAAYFDLRESLSVVDGIIMRGESIVIPQSLRADMKSRLHSAHLGYHSMLRRARSTIFWPGMSADIKQLADACEICQEMKPRNAPEPLTQHTEGAKPWHKIGLDLCQVQGKDYLIAVDYYSHFIECDLLTTTTSARVISFVKKHCARYGVPKMIVSDGGPQFSSSEFKHFVSHWGINHVMSSPMHQQANGKAESAVKVMKNLLLKTLVEGKDPYEAILEQRNTPRQDTGVSPAQVMFGRTTRTFIPSLCQDTSTSVPNAEIDRKREARRQSVKRTFDRKSHPLRALKNGQTVYFQHLEGERWKLGTVKERTASKSYTVCGPDGGVYRRNRVHMRPTSILPRPREVSPNRVPDTVSQNVSQKDSVEPTKFMSSHDQISSKSEAKKPTTSGTAMTVMEPLPTGSTRPKRDSKPPVYLKDYVT from the coding sequence ATGATGCGCGATAAAATAGTGTTCACAGTAACAGGAAAGTTACAGGAACTCTTGTTGAGGGAAGATAAACTCACCCTTGAGAAAGCTGTAAAGGTTTGTAGGGCATTTGAACAATCAAATAAGCAAGTAAGAGAACTTCGTGACACTAACCCAACATCGAGAGTGAACAAAGTTGCTAGTAACTATAACCAGAAACCAAACTCGAAGGGGAGGAAACCGTTCGTGAAACCTCAAAGTCAACAGAAACCCTCGAGACCGTCGCGTACCAATACCAGTTCTAGTAAAGGACATGAATGTACTTTTTGTGGTTATCAGCATGCTCGACAAAAGGAGAAATGCCCAGCATGGGGTGCTACCTGTGATTTTTGTAAAGGACGAAACCATTTCAAAGCAAAATGTAAGAAGGTACACGCAGTGTCACTCGCAAATGAGGACACAAGTCTTGATGATGAAGATGGAGCATGGCTCATGGCAGTTGATTCCGGCAAACAACGAATACATGCGTCTTTGACTGTAAATGACAATTCTGTGAAATTTCAGCTTGACAGTGCTGCTGATGTTAATACTATTTGTCAAAAACATGTGAGGAAGCCCCAAGTAACGCCCACAAAAGTGAAGTTAAATATGTGGAACAAGACTAACTTGGAACCTCTTGGGCAGTGTACCCTCAAGGTCACAAACCCCCGTACTAGCGTTGAATCCAGTGTGACTTTCATTGTTGTACCTAACGGACTCACCAACCTATTAGGTCTGAAGACTATTCAGGAACTTGGTTTTGTAACCATTAATGATGACCGTTTCATTTCACAAGTCATGAAAACCCCACATAAACTTGGTGATTTAGGTGAAGCAACCCTACGTACTGATGGGAGCATTCCAGCCAAAGTCTTACCGTGCAGGAAGGTGCCCCTAGCTATTCAGGCTTCGGTAAAAGAGGAGCTTGATCGACTGCAGGATACTGGAGTACTCGTTCCTGTGACTGAACCAACACAGTGGGTCAGCCAGATGGCTGTTGTACACAAAACTAATGGAAAGTTGAGACTGTGTATAGATCCCCAACCACTCAATACCGCGTTAATGCGTGAACATTATCGACTACCTGTACTAGATGACATATTGCCAAAATTGAAGGATGCCAAAATATTCAGCAAACTTGACATCAAAGAAGCTTATTGGCATGTGCGGTTGGACAAACAGTCAAGCTTGCTCACAACAATGATTACGCCATTTGGTCGATACCGGTGGACCAGACTGCCATTTGGTCTGAAGGTCTCCAGTGAGATATTTCAGAGAAAATTAGATGAAGCCCTGAGTGACATTGATGGTGTTTTCAGTGTCGTGGATGACATCATTGTACCAGGTTGTGGTCCTGACCTCGTCTCCGCCCAACGTGATAATCAGCAGAAGCTAGAAAACGTCCTGAAGCGATGTGAAGAAAAACATATCACACTGAATGAAGAGAAGCAAGAAACTGGTCTCAACGAAATTGTATTTCATGGTCACCGTATCTCGAAGGATGGTGTCAAGGTCGATGATgcaaaggtcaaggccattcatgaCATGCCCTCACCCACTGACGTCTCAGGTGTAAAACGTTTGTGTGGCATGGCACAATACATGTCCCGTTTCTTACCGGATTTGGCAGAAACTTTGGAACCAATCCGAGCTCTTACCCGAAAAGGAACGCCTTGGAACTGGTCTGTTGATTGTGAGAAGGCGTTCAGATTACTTAAGCAAAAGCTGACCACTACACCATGTCTTGCATATTTTGACCCTGATAAGGAGGTTGTCTTACAAGTCGACAGCAGCAAGGATGGTATCGGAGCCGTACTTCTACAGGAAGGGAGACCCGTAGAATACGCGTCCAGAGCTCTTACGGTGTCAGAGAGAAAATGGGCTCAAATAGAAAAAGAAGCTTTGTCAGTGCTCTATGGTCTTGAGCGTTTTGACCAATATACATATGGGAGAAACGTCACGGTGCAGAACGATCACAAACCTTTGGCCGCCATTCTGAAAAAACCTCTGAGTATGGCGCCAAAGCGTCTACAGGACATCATGATGAGATTCCATAGATATGATGTGGAGTTTGAGTTTGTGAAAGGAGTCAACCTGTTGATCGCCGACACTTTGAGTAGAGCTTACCTCGACTCGACGGATGGAAACCGTGATGAACGTGTTCGCATTCTGACCGTGAATGTGTTTGGTGACATCCCAGATGCTAGGATTTCTGAAGTTAGAGAAGCCACAGCAAATGATTCAATCCTGCAAGCATTAATGACTCTTGTCATTGAAGGTTGGCCTACAAGAAGACAGGATTTGCCCCCTGGTGCCGCCGCATATTTTGATTTGCGTGAAAGCCTGTCAGTTGTTGATGGAATTATAATGAGGGGAGAATCTATAGTAATTCCTCAAAGTCTCCGAGCAGACATGAAATCGCGTTTACACAGTGCACATCTTGGCTACCATAGTATGCTCAGGAGAGCCCGGTCAACGATATTCTGGCCCGGTATGTCAGCCGACATCAAGCAACTTGCTGATGCCTGTGAAATTTGTCAGGAGATGAAACCGCGAAATGCGCCAGAACCGCTTACACAGCACACTGAAGGAGCAAAACCCTGGCACAAGATCGGACTCGATTTGTGTCAAGTACAAGGGAAAGACTACCTTATAGCCGTAGATTACTACTCGCATTTCATTGAGTGTGACTTGCTTACTACGACAACAAGTGCACGTGTCATATCATTCGTAAAGAAACATTGTGCTCGCTATGGCGTCCCAAAGATGATTGTGTCAGATGGAGGACCTCAGTTCTCAAGCAGtgaatttaaacattttgtcagTCATTGGGGAATTAATCATGTGATGTCGTCTCCAATGCATCAACAAGCCAATGGTAAAGCCGAGTCCGCCGTCAAGGTCATGAAGAACCTGTTATTGAAAACTCTTGTTGAAGGGAAGGACCCATATGAAGCAATATTGGAACAACGTAACACACCCAGACAAGATACTGGTGTCAGTCCAGCGCAGGTAATGTTTGGAAGGACAACTCGAACATTCATTCCCAGTCTATGTCAGGATACCTCAACCTCAGTGCCAAATGCTGAAATTGACAGGAAACGCGAAGCGCGTCGACAATCTGTGAAAAGGACATTTGACAGGAAGTCGCATCCATTACGCGCACTCAAAAATGGACAAACCGTTTACTTCCAGCATCTAGAGGGAGAGCGATGGAAACTCGGGACAGTGAAAGAAAGGACTGCCTCGAAATCTTACACTGTTTGTGGTCCAGATGGTGGTGTATATCGTAGGAACCGCGTCCACATGAGGCCGACATCCATACTACCGCGTCCTCGCGAAGTGTCTCCAAATCGCGTACCAGATACTGTCTCTCAAAACGTGTCGCAGAAAGACTCCGTGGAGCCTACTAAATTCATGTCGTCTCATGATCAAATCTCGAGTAAAAGTGAAGCCAAGAAACCTACCACAAGTGGCACAGCTATGACAGTGATGGAACCGTTACCAACAGGAAGTACCCGACCTAAGCGTGATTCCAAACCGCCAGTGTACTTAAAGGACTATGTTACTTAA
- the LOC117338584 gene encoding N-terminal EF-hand calcium-binding protein 1-like: HSTDTCETLKDISEADRKSHHSLFKMDQEKGMSIFKDVFRRADKNDDGAISWEEFVGFFSDGIMGKEELESLFKEIDTHNTNNIDIGELHDYFCTHLGQFKELYSLVEDFNTKLSNVLVSTSQTYPSAGRMDKFITRFLVREMWNQITAIQIPLESASESLDEQAKQEREDIQPIHLSDLKKKDGNEVVPGRVGRRAKRQASNQSQSSVNMEAPTTSVNPLALTSQVDRLTQLLNRLEHSVDLGNFVDEDLNAVEGDKLLLLQRDMKVREDSKDVFRTSLRDYIEDTQKLLPCLSISVQYCTDSGVFSVYEVWQSTEDHDCFNENPDNSFSDRFKDFLDIEEPIQKVNFPSRWWKRD; encoded by the exons CATTCGACAGACACCTGCGAGactttaaaagatatttcagAAGCCGACAGGAAAAGTCATCATTCGTTGTTCAAGATGGACCAAGAAAAGGGGATGTCAATTTTTAAAGAT GTATTTAGGAGAGCCGATAAAAATg ATGACGGAGCCATATCTTGGGAGGAATTTGTCGGATTTTTCTCCGATGGTATCATGGGTAAAGAGGAATTGGAATCTCTCTTCAAGGAAATCGACACACATAACACCAA TAATATTGACATAGGTGAGCTTCATGACTACTTCTGTACACATCTGGGTCAGTTTAAGGAACTTTATAGCCTGGTGGAGGATTTCAACACCAAACTATCCAATGTTTTAGTGTCTACATCACAG ACCTACCCAAGTGCTGGAAGGATGGATAAATTCATCACACGATTTCTTGTCCGGGAAATGTGGAACCAAATTACAGCCATACAAATCCCGTTGGAATCTGCCTCAGAATCTCTGGATGAACAGGCTAAACAGGAAAG AGAGGACATTCAGCCAATACATTTATCAGACCTGAAAAAGAAGGATGGCAATGAAGTTGTTCCTGGTCGTGTTGGCCGTAGAGCCAAGCGCCAAGCAAGCAATCAGTCCCAGAGTAGTGTAAATATGGAGG CACCAACAACCTCTGTGAACCCCCTGGCCTTGACCTCTCAGGTGGACAGACTGACCCAGTTACTCAACAGACTGGAGCACAGT gtAGATTTGGGAAACTTTGTTGATGAGGATCTCAATGCTGTGGAGGGCGACAAG CTGCTGCTGTTACAGCGAGATATGAAGGTTAGAGAGGATTCAAAGGATGTGTTTAGAACCAGTCTACGCGACTACATAGAGGACACACAGAAATTACTGCCATGTTTGAG TATCagtgtacagtactgtacagaCTCTGGAGTATTCTCAGTGTATGAAGTGTGGCAGTCTACTGAAGATCACGACTG TTTTAATGAAAATCCAGACAATTCCTTCAGTGACCGTTTCAAGGATTTTTTGGATATTGAGGAGCCTATACAGAAAGTAAACTTTCCTA GTAGATGGTGGAAAAGGGACTAA